The stretch of DNA ATCGCAGATCATCTCCACCTCGCTAAGCAAGTGGCTGTTTAAAAAAATCGTTTTGCCGCTGGCCCGCAGTTCCAACAATATCTCACGCACATCGCGACGTCCTAAAGGGTCCAGCGCCGATGTGGGTTCGTCCAGAAATAATAAATCGGGATCGGGCAACAAAGCGCAGGCCAGCCCGGCCCTTTGCTGCATACCCTTGCTGTAGGTGCGTATCTTTTGATTTTCCCGCCCGGTCAGCCCTACTTTTTCAATCACCTGCGGTATACGGCGGCCTTTGTCGGCATTACTCATGCCGTACAATGAAGCGTGAAAATCCAGCAACTGCTTGCAGGTAAGCCAGTCGTGGTAACGGAAGTTTTCCGGTAAAAAACCGATTTTTTTCCGCATCCCTATGTCTCCCAATGGCTTACCCAGTAGCCGGGCCTCTCCGGAAGTGGGGAAAAGCAAACCCATCAATGTTTTAACCAGAGTGCTTTTACCGGCCCCATTGGGTCCCAGGAAGCCGAATATTTGCCCCCGGGGAACCCGGAGGCAAATATCAACACAGCCCACTTTTTTTCCATAACGTTTGGTTAAATTGATAGTTTCAATGGCCAAATCCAACTAAAATCCCACCTTATTTCATTTGCCCCGCAATGGCGAGCGCAGATGCTTCATCCAGGTTGGTACCCGATAGAGTATATACCACGCCGTTATTTTGCCAGACTAAAAAGCTCATTGCCATAGATTTATCCGGCCGAGCATTGCCATCAACAAAAACACCCTGCGTTCCGTTAACAATAACATCTCTGGACGTACCGTCCATATTAGGAATAAGTATGGTATGCTGCCAGTCATTAATCGCCAGTAGCTGATTACGTAAATTATCCGGCAGAGCAGGTACATTTAAAAGGGCATCTTTAATAGCCAGCACATCCACCCCGGACGGGGCTTTCATTTCGGGACTCCTGACCTGGGTTACCGTCAACATATCATCGCCCGAACGGTAATTGGCCAATATGGCAGTGGGCATATGCATGGTAAAGGTTTGCCCGTCAAGGCTTTCCGGTAATAATTTGGTGCTTCCCATAGCCTGCAGCAGGCTGTTTATATTAGCTACGTCAAGGGTTAGGTGCGCAGTACTGCTCGTTATCTTTTGCAGCTGGGGCTCCTCGTAACCATCCGGTTGGGGCAGCTTGACGGTGAAGTCCACAGCATCCGCCGCCTGGGCAAAAGTTACAGGCACTGCTTCTTGTTTACCGACCACTTCAACTTGGCCAAAGTTATCAATGTTTACATTACCTGCCCCTTCATTAAATGCTCTTTCTATCTGCTTGATATCCTCTGTACTTATGTTAACAGTCTGTACTTTTTCCATTCTAAACACGGTTAAAAGTTCACCGGCCATACTGCGCACAGCCGGGATACTAAAGGCAGTGAACAGTACCGCAGCCATCGCCGCGGTAACAACTATTTTTTTATAAAGTTTCATGGCATTTAATCCCCTTTCAAATAGTTTAGATATATTGTACCGGAGCCTGGTTGAAAAGCAATTCCTACTGGACCGCGTGTCTTTTATGGTGGAATAAGTTTCTTGTACCCCGGCCAAATACCGCTCCATACACGATTTGGCAAAAAAATCGTTTGACTGCAATTCCGCTAATGCTCCCCGGCAGCCGGCACATTGCTCCAAATGTCGGGTTATTTCACACGCCTGCTCACTGTCTAGCTCGCTATCCAAATAGGCTTGAAGGATGCCTTCTTTATAGCACATTAAGCGTCACATCCTTTCTGTGCCAGATAAACCCTTTTGAACTTGGCCTGGGCCCGGGCTATGATGGTACCCACCGATGATTTTTTTACCCCGATGGCTTCTGCAATTTCCTCGTAACTAAAACCGGAATGCTTCATTAATAAGCACAATCTGTCCCGTTCAGGCAAGCTCTGTAATGCATGGCGGACCATGCTTGATTCTTCATTTTGGAGGGCTGACTCCTCGCTGGAAACCACTGTGAATCCATGGCCTTTGATTTTCTCTTCCCTGCGCAGGCGGCTTTTTTCACTGCGCAGGTAATTATATGCCAAATTGGCTGCCACTTTGGAAAGCCACCCCCCGATATTTTCATATTGCCGGGGCGGTGTACAGTATAGTCTCAGGAAGGTCTCCTGGGTGATTTCCTCTGCCACCGCCCGGCTGCCCAGCATGAAGGTAAGCTGGCGGCAAACAGCCGGATAATAGCGGTTATATGTTTCCTGGTAAAACACTTGGGACATTGCACCTTTTTCCATTTGAGACGGGAAAATGGCCGGCCACCTCCCCCGTTATCCTTTCAACTGTATAACACAGCAGAATTTAGTAAAGTGACACTGGAATATTTACTTTTATATTTAAAGAGTCTGTTCGAAAAGTTCCACGAGATCCACTTCGAATTTCCGCGTTGGCTCGGCTTTTGAGTTGCTTACTTATAAGAGTTCCGTTTCTCAAAGCTTTCGCAGACTTGATAGGTGCCAGGTGTTGAAAGGTTGAAAGATTAAAATCTTTCAACCTTTCAACACCTGGCACCAAAGCCTAAATAAAAATACCGGGAGTGCTCCCGGGTAAATTACTTTTTTATATAATTGCCAATAGCCGCCCGCGGCTAACATCTTCCTCAGGTGGAGCCGGCGGCAAAAAATAAAACTACACCGGCAATACCCATAAGCGTCGGATACGGCCCCGGAAGACCACCCAGCATGGCCACCCCGATCAAGGCAATGCCGCCAAAGCGTAGTAATAATTTAACTGCCTTTGTCATAATCTACTTCCTTTCCCAGTTTATACGTTTATCCATTACGGTATTTGGGTTAAGTCGTTCTTCCACATGATGATGGCATCTTCCTTGGTATCTGAATAGTAATTTTTCCTTAGCCCCTGTTCCTTAAAACCCAGGTGGGCATATAGTGCCCGGGCTGGTGCATTGGAGGGGCGCACTTCCAATGTCATGCGCTGCACCCCCAGCATAATGGCCCTTTTGAACAATTCCAGCATTAAGGCTATGCCCAGCCCGTGCCCCCGTTGATCTCTGTGCACAGCAATATTAGTAACATGGGCTTCATCTAAAACCACCCACATACCCGCATAACCGGCCACTATACGGCCACCTGCCAGAGCGACGATATAATGCGCAAAATCATTTTCACGCAGCTCATATTCGAAAGCATTCTTAGTCCAGGGCGTTGGAAAGGATAGGTTTTCAATTTGCATTATCTGATCCAGGTGTTTTATCTGCATTTGCTCAAAGGTCACATTTTCCCGGCCTGCTGTTTCCTTATCCATTATTCCGACACCTTTCCCGCCATTTTATCTCAGCCTCCGATTCCCGCACATAATGGGGCAGCAATGTAAGGGGATCCCGGGTCGCACCTGTCTGCAGTTGCTGTAATCCCAGTTCCGCCACCGCCGCGCCCCTGGGAAAAGATGCGCAGGCCGGGGCCAGGCGAGCGCGCTCACCCATTTGGGCCTTTAATATGCCGGCATATTCAGCCACTCCATCACCTATAAATGTGACTTGTTCCCTGTAGCCTTTAAGTAGTTCCAACAGTTCCGGTATCCCCGTGGCCCGGGCGGGCACCAGGCATTGTTGACAGGTGCCGGTGCTGCGGTACAGGGCTGCATAGACTTCATTTTTCCGGGCATTAAGTATGGGGCAGACCAATCCGGCATGACCGCTTAGCGGGTAGGCCAGCGCATCTAAAGTAGGTACATCAGCCAGGGGCAAGCGCAATACCTGGGCCAGTGTGCGGGCAGTGCTCATACCAATGCGCAGTCCGGTAAAGGATCCCGGACCAGAGGAAACAGCTATGCCCGTCAGCTGCACCTTATTAATACCTGCATCAGTTAATACATCCCTCACCATGGGCAACAGATTTACCGAATGGGTACGGCGGTTGTTCACCATACGCTCAGCCAATATTTTTTCTTCTGTAGTCACCGCCACAGCAGCCACCGGGGTAGCCGCTTCAATGCCCAGTACGAACATGCTGCAATAACTCCTCCACCAGTTTATTATATCGAATACCCCGGGGTATGAACTGTAATGCTCTGCGATTATCATCATCTGAATGTTTTTTAATAAATATATCTAACCGCTGAGCGGGTAAATATTGCTTTACTTGTTCGGCCCACTCAATCATAGTTATTCCGGGGCCGTAAAAGTACTCCTCATACCCCAGATCCTCCAGTTCCTCAGGGTTTGCCAGCCGGTAAACATCCAGGTGATATAACGGCAGTTCACCGTCATATTCGTTAATCAGTGTAAAGGTAGGGCTGGTGATCCGCTCGGTAATACCCAGACCCCTGGCTACACCAGTAGCAAAACAGGTTTTACCGGCTCCCAAATCCCCATTTAGTGTTATAACATCCCCCGCTTGCAGCAGGCCACCCAATGTTGCACCCAAACTACCAGTTTCCCCGGCTGACTGTGTTTCGAAATTTACCAAAATATTACCCCCATAAAAACCAGATGTCTTTAGTATTATATATTATACCTTTTATAACTACACAAATATAATTATAAACAAAGACTTGATACTTAAAAAGATTAAATAGTTAAATATAGCAACTTATTTTAATGTCTTTAATTTGGTTTGGCCGCCGGGTTATTTAACAACTCGAATGGGCACCTTGAATTATAGTAAAAAAAAAGCGGCTTACCAGCCCACTTTATAACTTAAACAATTTTTGTACGACACCTGCTATTTTCTATTTCCAGGAGAGTAAACTCCTCCAAAAATTTTTTTAAACTTTCAACATCGAAGGGTTTGGCCATGCAGCAGAGCGCACCTTGTTTTTGGGCCTGGTTGATAGTATCGTCAGAGCCGTATGCGGTCATAATTACCACCTGGGTATCAGGAAACATTTTTTTTATTTTACCCAAAGCCTCCAGACCACCCATCAGAGGCATACGCACATCCATAAAAACCAGATTCGGCCTTATGGCACGCACCTTCTCCACTGCTTCAAGGCCGTTTTGGGCCGTATGTACCCGGTGGCCGACCTCCTTAATTACAATATCCAACAAGTAACGAACTCCTGGCTGATCATCAACCA from Desulfoscipio gibsoniae DSM 7213 encodes:
- the rimI gene encoding ribosomal protein S18-alanine N-acetyltransferase translates to MDKETAGRENVTFEQMQIKHLDQIMQIENLSFPTPWTKNAFEYELRENDFAHYIVALAGGRIVAGYAGMWVVLDEAHVTNIAVHRDQRGHGLGIALMLELFKRAIMLGVQRMTLEVRPSNAPARALYAHLGFKEQGLRKNYYSDTKEDAIIMWKNDLTQIP
- a CDS encoding ABC transporter ATP-binding protein translates to MAIETINLTKRYGKKVGCVDICLRVPRGQIFGFLGPNGAGKSTLVKTLMGLLFPTSGEARLLGKPLGDIGMRKKIGFLPENFRYHDWLTCKQLLDFHASLYGMSNADKGRRIPQVIEKVGLTGRENQKIRTYSKGMQQRAGLACALLPDPDLLFLDEPTSALDPLGRRDVREILLELRASGKTIFLNSHLLSEVEMICDMVAFIRQGKVIRQGSLDELRSAEINVEMKIDGITEHIKAALGGIARSLTVKGDTVLAAVGQEEDVPLLAEAVIQGGGKLYELNRKRSSLEEMFISMTQEGEKSAGHY
- a CDS encoding zf-HC2 domain-containing protein, translating into MCYKEGILQAYLDSELDSEQACEITRHLEQCAGCRGALAELQSNDFFAKSCMERYLAGVQETYSTIKDTRSSRNCFSTRLRYNISKLFERGLNAMKLYKKIVVTAAMAAVLFTAFSIPAVRSMAGELLTVFRMEKVQTVNISTEDIKQIERAFNEGAGNVNIDNFGQVEVVGKQEAVPVTFAQAADAVDFTVKLPQPDGYEEPQLQKITSSTAHLTLDVANINSLLQAMGSTKLLPESLDGQTFTMHMPTAILANYRSGDDMLTVTQVRSPEMKAPSGVDVLAIKDALLNVPALPDNLRNQLLAINDWQHTILIPNMDGTSRDVIVNGTQGVFVDGNARPDKSMAMSFLVWQNNGVVYTLSGTNLDEASALAIAGQMK
- a CDS encoding RNA polymerase sigma factor SigX: MSQVFYQETYNRYYPAVCRQLTFMLGSRAVAEEITQETFLRLYCTPPRQYENIGGWLSKVAANLAYNYLRSEKSRLRREEKIKGHGFTVVSSEESALQNEESSMVRHALQSLPERDRLCLLMKHSGFSYEEIAEAIGVKKSSVGTIIARAQAKFKRVYLAQKGCDA
- the tsaB gene encoding tRNA (adenosine(37)-N6)-threonylcarbamoyltransferase complex dimerization subunit type 1 TsaB, whose amino-acid sequence is MFVLGIEAATPVAAVAVTTEEKILAERMVNNRRTHSVNLLPMVRDVLTDAGINKVQLTGIAVSSGPGSFTGLRIGMSTARTLAQVLRLPLADVPTLDALAYPLSGHAGLVCPILNARKNEVYAALYRSTGTCQQCLVPARATGIPELLELLKGYREQVTFIGDGVAEYAGILKAQMGERARLAPACASFPRGAAVAELGLQQLQTGATRDPLTLLPHYVRESEAEIKWRERCRNNG
- the tsaE gene encoding tRNA (adenosine(37)-N6)-threonylcarbamoyltransferase complex ATPase subunit type 1 TsaE, with amino-acid sequence MVNFETQSAGETGSLGATLGGLLQAGDVITLNGDLGAGKTCFATGVARGLGITERITSPTFTLINEYDGELPLYHLDVYRLANPEELEDLGYEEYFYGPGITMIEWAEQVKQYLPAQRLDIFIKKHSDDDNRRALQFIPRGIRYNKLVEELLQHVRTGH
- a CDS encoding response regulator, with the translated sequence MGSNCMDILVVDDQPGVRYLLDIVIKEVGHRVHTAQNGLEAVEKVRAIRPNLVFMDVRMPLMGGLEALGKIKKMFPDTQVVIMTAYGSDDTINQAQKQGALCCMAKPFDVESLKKFLEEFTLLEIENSRCRTKIV